In one window of Miscanthus floridulus cultivar M001 chromosome 12, ASM1932011v1, whole genome shotgun sequence DNA:
- the LOC136495600 gene encoding uncharacterized protein — protein MGEQPNAALQATLDALAATLTTLQTSVESNTQAIKRLSEERSSWSSSSKAGTGEHHQDRPTRFQKLDFPRYDGKSDPLIFINRCESYFHQQRIMEEEVWMASYNMEEGTQMWYIQVQEDEGIPSWRRFKDLLHLRYGPPLRSNPLHELASCKRTGTVADYQDRFQALLPRAGRLDEDQGVQLFTGGLQPPLSLDVEVHNPQTLAGAMSLARKLELQEQYAAPALRAATRGLLPAPPHRLALPAPPGANHPAPNTVTMEGRPIKRLSTAEQEERRRLGLCYNCDEKFVRGHNRVCKRLFLLDDAVEDTEDLPESSEPAAAEEESPLFSLHAIAGVRFTDTMQLGVDLGGTSLIALLDSGSTHNFISESAAQCTVLPLQRRPRLTATVANWLATLGPVLWDFGARTMTFQRQGQSVCWQGVPGPEAPAVRTTTATMTLLAELLASFDDIFAEPHGLPSIRSRDHGITLVLGSQPVTVRPYRYPATHKDELERQCAAMLHQGLIRRSSSAFSSPVLLVKKVDGSWRFCVDYRALNAITVKDAFPIPVVDELLDELHAAKFFTKLDLRSGYHQVRMRVDDIAKTAFRTHDGLYEFLVMPFGLCNALTTFQALMNDMLRPFLRASWADHLRHLRAVFVVLQQHRLFIKRSKCAFGERSIAYLGHVISDAGVAMDPAKVQAVSDWPQPRSARAVRGFLGLAGYYRKFVHDYGAIAAPLTALLKKDGFTWNAAAAAAF, from the exons ATGGGAGAGCAGCCCAACGCCGCCCTTCAGGCCACCCTGGACGCGTTAGCCGCCACCCTGACGACGCTCCAGACCTCAGTCGAGTCCAATACCCAGGCGATCAAGCGCCTGAGCGAGGAGCGTTCCTCGTGGTCGTCATCCTCCAAGGCCGGGACAGGCGAACACCATCAGGATCGGCCGACGCGGTTCCAGAAGCTCGACTTTCCACGCTATGATGGCAAGTCTGATCCGCTGATCTTCATCAACCGGTGCGAGTCCTACTTCCACCAGCAGCGGATCATGGAGGAAGAGGTGTGGATGGCTTCCTACAACATGGAAGAGGGCACCCAGATGTGGTACATCCAGGTCCAGGAAGACGAGGGCATTCCCTCGTGGCGCCGCTTCAAGGACCTTCTCCATCTCCGCTACGGGCCACCACTGCGCTCCAACCCCCTCCACGAATTGGCCTCATGCAAGCGCACGGGCACCGTCGCGGACTACCAGGACCGCTTCCAAGCGCTCCTCCCCCGTGCTGGGCGCCTCGATGAGGACCAGGGCGTCCAGCTCTTCACCGGGGGCCTTCAGCCGCCGCTCAGCCTCGACGTCGAGGTCCACAATCCGCAAACCCTTGCCGGCGCTATGAGCCTCGCCCGCAAGCTGGAGTTACAGGAGCAGTACGCGGCGCCGGCCCTGCGAGCAGCGACAAGGGGACTGCTGCCCGCGCCTCCACATCGCCTGGCGCTGCCTGCACCACCGGGGGCCAATCATCCTGCCCCGAACACCGTCACCATGGAGGGCCGGCCGATCAAGCGTCTCTCCACAGCTGAACAGGAAGAGCGCCGCCGGCTGGGCCTCTGCTACAACTGCGACGAGAAATTCGTTCGCGGTCACAACCGCGTCTGCAAACGCCTATTTTTACTAGACGACGCCGTGGAGGACACGGAGGATCTGCCAGAATCCTCCGAACCGGCGGCCGCTGAGGAGGAGTCGCCCCTCTTCTCCCTTCACGCCATCGCGGGCGTCCGCTTCACCGACACCATGCAGCTCGGCGTTGACCTCGGCGGTACCTCACTCATCGCGCTTTTGGACTCGGGGTCTACTCACAATTTCATCTCCGAGTCCGCGGCGCAGTGCACCGTTCTACCCCTCCAACGCCGTCCTCGCCTCACGGCTACAGTGGCGAAC TGGCTGGCGACGCTGGGCCCTGTCCTGTGGGATTTTGGCGCCCGAACCATGACGTTCCAGCGGCAGGGCCAGTCCGTCTGCTGGCAGGGGGTTCCCGGGCCTGAGGCGCCCGCCGTCCGCACCACCACTGCCACAATGACTCTGCTGGCCGAGCTGCTCGCGTCCTTCGACGACATCTTCGCCGAGCCGCACGGCCTGCCGTCAATCCGATCCCGGGACCACGGCATCACTCTTGTCCTGGGTTCGCAGCCAGTCACGGTGCGCCCCTACCGCTACCCGGCGACACACAAGGATGAGCTGGAACGCCAGTGCGCCGCGATGCTGCACCAAGGCCTCATTCGTCGGAGCTCTTCGGCATTCTCTTCGCctgtcctcctcgtcaagaaagTTGACGGTTCGTGGcggttctgcgtcgactaccgcgcTCTGAACGCCATCACCGTCAAGGACGCCTTCCCCATTCCCGTCGTCGACGAGCTGCTAGACGAGCTTCACGCCGCCAAGTTCTTTACCAAGCTCGACCTTCGCTCAGGCTATCATCAGGTCCGCATGCGCGTCGACGACATCGCCAAGACGGCATTCCGCACCCATGATGGCCTATACGAGTTCCTGGTCATGCCGTTCGGGTTGTGCAATGCCCTGACAACATTCCAGGCTCTGATGAACGACATGCTGCGGCCCTTCCTTCG TGCATCGTGGGCCGATCACCTGCGCCATCTGCGGGCCGTCTTCGTCGTCCTACAGCAGCACCGACTTTTCATCAAGCGCTCCAAATGCGCTTTCGGCGAGCGCTCCATTGCCTACCTGGGGCATGTCATCTCCGACGCCGGCGTCGCCATGGATCCCGCCAAGGTGCAGGCGGTCTCCGACTGGCCCCAACCCCGTTCGGCTCGCGCAGTACGGGGGTTCTTGGGCCTTGCGGGCTATTACCGCAAGTTCGTCCACGACTACGGCGCCATCGCGGCCCCACTTACGGCGTTGCTCAAGAAGGACGGCTTCACCtggaacgccgccgccgccgcggctttCTAG